GGCTGAGGCCCTGCTGCGCCACGCCGACGCGCTGGCGGACCTGACCGCCCCGTTCGGGGTGCTGGACCACGGCGCCGTCGGCGCGGCCGCAGCCGGCGTGGTCAGCGAGGCCCGCCTGCACGCACCGGCGACCAAGATCTACGGCGGCACGTCGGAGATCTACCGCAACAACATCGCCGCTGGCGAGCTCGGCCTTCCACGCCCGTACTGACCGGCCCGGCCAGGTGGGCCGGTACAGCACGTCCAGTCATCGATGTGCCGGAATCGTCACAGCCGCATCTACCTGTGGGGTGCGACAACATTGTCACGCCACGGACGGGGCAGTAGCGTGGGACAGTACTGTCACCCAGACACGAGGAGGTCGCCGGTGGAGCGGACGTTCACGATCCGGACCGGCCAGGACCTGGGCGCGGCGTTGGCGGAGATCCGTCGTGATGCCGGTCTCACCCAGCAGGAGTTCGCCGAGCGGGTCGGCGTGTCCCGCTCCTACCTGTCGAAGGTCGAGACGGGGAGGACCACCCGCCTCATCGAGCACCTGTTCACCGCGCTGCGGCGTGCGGGCGCCACGGTGACGGTCACCTGGACGTCGTGACCCCACGGCCCGCCGCACTGGAGGTCGCCATCGACGGGCAGGTCGTCGCCGACCTCACCGAAGGTCGCGGGCCGCAGGTCAACCTCCGGTACCGCGCCGACACCGTGGCGGCCGACGGCAACCAACCGTGGCTGTCCTGCTCGCTTCCCGTCCGCAGCCGTCCGCACGATGCCCGGCTGTTCCTCGCCGGCCTGCTGCCCGAGGGCCGCCACCTGGAATCCGTCGCCGCCAGAGCCGGAGTGCTCACGACCGACGTGTTCGGCCTGCTGGCCCGCTTACGGGCGGGACGTCGCCGGCGCCCTGGTGATCGGTGACACCACAGCTGACCGCAACCCCCACACCGTCCCCTACGACGATGTGGCCCTGGCAGAGAGCGTCGGCCGCGTGGCAGAGGAGTCCTTCGACCTCGCTGACGACTCCGAGCTGTCCCTGGCCGGGCTGCAGAACAAGCTGCTGCTGGTGGAGACCCCCGACGGGTGGGCGCGGCCGGCCGAGGGGTACGCCTCCACCCACACCCTCAAGGTCGAGGATCGTCGCTTCGACGGCCTGGCCGCAGCCGAGGCGGCATGCCTGTCCCTCGGCCGCGCCGTGGGGGTCACCACCGTCCACGCAGAGGCCACGACGATCGGCGGCATCCCCGTCGTCATCGTCGAGCGCTTCGACCGCGCCTTGGGCGAGGGCGGGGAGGTCCGGCGCATCCACCAGGAGGACGCCTGCCAGGCCCTCGGCGTCGATCCCGAACGCATGCACGTCGACGCGGGGGGCAGGCCCAGGCGGATGGGCAAGTACCAGGTCGGCGGCGGCCCGTCGTTCGCCGACATCGCGCAGCTGCTCGACCGCTTCGCCGCCGATGCGGTCGAGGAGCACTGTCGCCTGCTGGCGCTGGCCACGTTCACCGTCGCCATCGGAAACGGCGACGCGCACGGCAAGAACGTCGGACTGCTGCACCCGACGCCGGACCGCATCGAGTTGGCACCGGCTTACGACACCGTCCCGACGGCGCTCTGGCCCACCCTCGCGGATCGAGCAGCGATGTTCGTCAACGGCCGATCCCTGCTGTCGGAGGTCACCGGAGAGGACCTGGTCATCGAGGGTGCGGTCAAGTGGGGCATCTTGCGCATCGACGAAGCCGAGGAGATCGTCGGCACGGCCCTCGATGCCCTGGAGGCCGCCGTGACCGACCCTGCTCGTGATCTCGGCAAGCACCCGGTCATCGAGCGGCTCCGGGGCTACGTCAGGTCGCGTGTCGACCAACTGCGGTCGTCGATGTGGGGCGGACTGTCGCACCGGCCCTGAGCCCGTCCACCCTCTTGTTACCCTCCGTCGACGACTCAGCCATAGGCAACCGGAAGTGGGGGAACTGATGCGGGTAACGGTCATCCTGGCAGCGATCTTGTTCGTCGGCGGGTTGTTGCCGGCAGCCGCTGCGCCCGAACTGAGTTCCGCGCACCGGACTCGTCCAGACGTCGACAACGCCCCGCTGCCCGACGAGCCTGGCCTCGACTCGTTCCAGGGGGGTGGTCCGATCTGTCGAACTGACGCCTCTGGCGACGTCGAGGACCGAGAGACCGGAATCACCGGCTCTGACCCACAGACCGCGGACCTCACTCGGTGGTGCGTCGACTACGGCGATGACGGCGTGGCGTTCGCCCTCACGACGGCGACTCCCATCGCAGCGGGGTTCGCGCAGGCCGACGGCACGCATGCGTTGGCCCTGGACACCGATGCCGACGACTACGACCTCAACGTCCACACCGATGCCGGCACGACATTCGGGACCGTCTTCGAGCGCAAGAACTCCACGGTCGCCTGCCACGTGGACGCGGAGGTCGTAGAGGGGTACATCGAAGCACTCGTTCCCGCCGAGTGCATCGGGACACCCCAGCGGGTTGACGTCGGCGCCTTCGTGTTCAAGCGCGAGGACGGTCGCTGGATGTACGACGAGGATCCAGCCCGTCCGGGACTGCTGGCCGTGGCGCGGCACTCCGGTCCCACACTGGGTCGGAACGGCACCCCAGTCGGGAGCAGCGGTGAACCCACGGCTCCGCCGCCAACGTCGCCTTCGGATCCCCCGATCGTCGCGACGGATGGCAACCCCGCCACGACTGATCGGCTGAACGTCGGTACGCCGGTGGCCGGGGCCGTGACGATCAGCCAGGCGCGCTTCGGGCACCAGGGAGCAGCGCGCGTCGTTCTGGCCACCTCCGCTGGCTTCGCGGACGCCTTGGCCGCCTCGCCGCTGCTCGACGACGCCCCTCTACTCCTGACCCCCGGCGATCGGCTGCCAGCCGAGGTGGAGGCGGAGATCAGTCGTGTGCTGCCAGCAGGAGGTGAGGTACTCGTCCTGGGCGGTGAGGCCGCGATCACTCCCGCCGTGGAGCAGGTGGTGAGCGCGCGGGGGTTCACCACACAGAGGGTCCAAGGACCGGACCGGATCGCGACGTCCATCGCGGTCGCCGAGTTCGTCGCCGGACGGACCGGCGCGGGATCCAGGGTGGCGATCGCACGCGCGTACGGCGACGGCACAGCGGGGTGGG
This DNA window, taken from Euzebya sp., encodes the following:
- a CDS encoding helix-turn-helix domain-containing protein; translation: MERTFTIRTGQDLGAALAEIRRDAGLTQQEFAERVGVSRSYLSKVETGRTTRLIEHLFTALRRAGATVTVTWTS
- a CDS encoding HipA N-terminal domain-containing protein; translation: MTPRPAALEVAIDGQVVADLTEGRGPQVNLRYRADTVAADGNQPWLSCSLPVRSRPHDARLFLAGLLPEGRHLESVAARAGVLTTDVFGLLARLRAGRRRRPGDR
- a CDS encoding HipA domain-containing protein, which translates into the protein MIGDTTADRNPHTVPYDDVALAESVGRVAEESFDLADDSELSLAGLQNKLLLVETPDGWARPAEGYASTHTLKVEDRRFDGLAAAEAACLSLGRAVGVTTVHAEATTIGGIPVVIVERFDRALGEGGEVRRIHQEDACQALGVDPERMHVDAGGRPRRMGKYQVGGGPSFADIAQLLDRFAADAVEEHCRLLALATFTVAIGNGDAHGKNVGLLHPTPDRIELAPAYDTVPTALWPTLADRAAMFVNGRSLLSEVTGEDLVIEGAVKWGILRIDEAEEIVGTALDALEAAVTDPARDLGKHPVIERLRGYVRSRVDQLRSSMWGGLSHRP
- a CDS encoding cell wall-binding repeat-containing protein, which produces MSTNCGRRCGADCRTGPEPVHPLVTLRRRLSHRQPEVGELMRVTVILAAILFVGGLLPAAAAPELSSAHRTRPDVDNAPLPDEPGLDSFQGGGPICRTDASGDVEDRETGITGSDPQTADLTRWCVDYGDDGVAFALTTATPIAAGFAQADGTHALALDTDADDYDLNVHTDAGTTFGTVFERKNSTVACHVDAEVVEGYIEALVPAECIGTPQRVDVGAFVFKREDGRWMYDEDPARPGLLAVARHSGPTLGRNGTPVGSSGEPTAPPPTSPSDPPIVATDGNPATTDRLNVGTPVAGAVTISQARFGHQGAARVVLATSAGFADALAASPLLDDAPLLLTPGDRLPAEVEAEISRVLPAGGEVLVLGGEAAITPAVEQVVSARGFTTQRVQGPDRIATSIAVAEFVAGRTGAGSRVAIARAYGDGTAGWADSVTGGGWTAQSGTPLVITGSTGLDPRVSALLANLGTQETVVFGGTAAIGDDVMAGLPNPRRIAGPERASTAAAIASQLWGNSTGYIVLNGYRDDGWAYGLAGAGLASDLQMPLLVADTGSVPNATLAKVGVGCETGPPGLETLLLGDASVLSSQVTALIDAQDGGSCPTPPITIRADGLGVVDLGASAQDTVAVLTDALGEPTYVSPEYFPFCEPGAVGRGRAYEWGNLTLFLIDPDEDMFGNPGTGRQVFWGGYYGGFDYDPGTDTFTPRPDPHGFMTERGIGLGSTGAEIQAAYGAQAEFHPGYDDGYPPPIWDFGDGLYAFADTNDPQTNRIESFNFGGGCGE